The DNA sequence AAACGAAGTTAATCCTGTATATCTCTATTCATATAGTTAATACATACACGATATATCTTCggttttatcttcttccttttaaatacttcttcttcctaAAAGGGTTAAAAATTCTTCTCTTGTTTTATGAGCCCTAAACCCTCCAAGCATACAGGAAGTTACCGTAGATGAACCCGTTTTTTGAATACCTCTTGAAACCATGCACATATGAGAAGCTTCCATAACAACGGCTACACCTAATGGTTTTAGAATATCACTTAACGCCATTGCAATTTGCTTTGTAAGTCTTTCTTGAACCTGGAGCCTTCTAGCATACATTTCTGCCAATCTGGCTAATTTACTTAACCCGATGacttttttgtttggtATATATCCGATATGAactttaccaaaaaatgGCACTAAATGATGTTCACATAACGAGtaaatttcaatatcacGAACAATGACCATTTCATCAtgatcttcttcaaatacAGCATTCTTAATGACATCGTCCATAATGTTTGTCTGGTAACCTTTAGTGAAATACAGCATGGCTTTGGCGTACCTTTGTGGAGTATCTAGTAGACCTTCTCTATCGACATCTTCACCTAGTTCGGTCAAAATTGTCTTAATTGCGCCCGAAATACGTTGGATTCGCTCCTTTTCCTCTCCTTCTGTTTCCTCTGCACGTTGTCTTGTTCCCACACTTGGCCAAGAAAAGCCATCTCTCTCAACAGGAGGATTTAGGGTATATGGAGACGTGGGTCTAATGTTTAACGGGGTTTCATGTCTTTCTATTTCTTGTACTAATTGGATGTTGTGCATTTTGAAGTGATTGGATGTATTGGTTCTAGCAAAAAATGAGTCACGCACGCTATCACGACTAAGGATGGGATCGTAAAATATGTTATGAATGGATATTATGTCGATCAGACGATTGGCACGGTACaaataaatgaaagaagTCAAAGAAGGGCAAATCAGTCGGGTTATGTGATAAGTATTTAATAGACATGTTTGAGAATTAGGAGCAGTACAATATGCTTTTCTTCCCACAGTCGTTCggtctttttttcttttcggtGAGCGACACAGCTTTCCTACTGAGGCCGTACCGGGTCATCCAAATTCTAAATTTTCATGCGCTAATAGCGTTGAGGCTGGGAGATAATTCTGCCAACACCATGACACAGAGGACATATATCTTCATCTAACAGGAACCTGGTGCGCCCGGACCCTCTACATTCACCACATAGTACGCCTCCGAGGCGAGGGTCCCCCGGTTGAACATACAAGGGCCTATTACCCTGCCATGAGCTGGTGAATACGGGCATTGTGTAATTTGTGTAATATGTCGGTGCGGCAACAACGTTATTTTGAGGTGCAAACCTTCTCCAACATGATTTGCAAGATCGCccattctttattttgtaaCCAGTATTTCCACACTTGGAACAGTAAAACCGCGGAGGATATGTCCAGGGCAAGCTTGGATTCTGTTGTGGCCTTGGTGGAGGGCGTGCGTGGGAACTTGAAGGCGCATAAGAGTGGAACTGACCATGTGTATGGGACGAAGGTACTGATGGCACGGTCGAGGGCCTTTGTTGGGGTCTTTGTTGGGACCCTTGCGCCGCGCTAGGTGCTGGTCTTGGTGGTCGTGGCGGTTGGGATTGCAATCTCTCCTCTTCCTTGATTACGTCCTCGTAGCTCGGCAGCTCATCATCATATGTGTCTTTAGACATAATAGTATAGCTTATACCTATTGTGTGGGTTTTTTTGGTACAACTTAGTTCTTGACTTAGGGCCTCTTTATTCCCTTGATGGAAGTGACACTATTAAAAGATAGAGGCGGAGGCTACTCCGTAGAAAATGACATATTCGTATATTATGTTATCTTCCCTGTATTAAAAGGgggaaagagaaaaataaattaaaaaaggCGATCAAGCAATAGAGAAAACACTCTTGTGATGAGAAAGCACCAGATAAGCAGACGGGAGGGAATGGCAGCGGGATGTCAAGCCAAGCATACTTTCGCTAAACTGACTTGAGAGGAATGCTGCGATTTGAAGGTGTTTTGAGGAGGAACTATGGCGGCCAGAtactcttttttcacttATGTGCGTGCTTTAATCTTTTGCAGCAGGACTTGTTGAGGCATTAGCCGctgatgaatttttctgcCTGAataaacttgaaaaatatcacTAAACACGTATTGTCTGTTATTTTGTACGGCAATGTGTGCGAAAAAGGACAAAGTGGTAGTAAAACAGCAATATTGGGACGAAAAGGAGCAGAAAAGGAACTGCGTAGGCTCTTTAAATAAAGCAAAACATCTGAAGGATCTTGCCTACTCTTTACTAACCAATTGTTATATTCAACACTCATAAAAGGAAGTTACCAGGGTCTATTTCTCTCTTCTCACTCTTTACTTACAaccaagaaagaaggaacaTGGCACGAAATTTAAGGAATAGACGCGGTAGCGATATTGAAGATACAAACAACGCAAAGATCGAGTATGAAACACAGATTAAAGACGAAAATGGCATAATCCATACAACTTCTCGTTCTTTGAGGAAAATAAACTACGCAGAAATTGAGAAAGTGTTTGACTTTTTGGAAGATGACCAAGTTATGGACAACAATCAAAGTGAGGTCAAAGATGAGACACCCGTTGAGGTTACTAGTGACGAACATCGtgacaacaacaataatggccatgatgaagatgacgatgatgtTGTACTACCACACAAATCCACTAGGATAAATGAGGAGTTTActaatgaaagaaatttaagaaaaagaaaagcgcATGATCCagaggaagatgatgaaagtTTTCATGA is a window from the Saccharomyces paradoxus chromosome VII, complete sequence genome containing:
- the FOL2 gene encoding GTP cyclohydrolase I (GTP-cyclohydrolase I~similar to YGR267C), whose product is MHNIQLVQEIERHETPLNIRPTSPYTLNPPVERDGFSWPSVGTRQRAEETEGEEKERIQRISGAIKTILTELGEDVDREGLLDTPQRYAKAMLYFTKGYQTNIMDDVIKNAVFEEDHDEMVIVRDIEIYSLCEHHLVPFFGKVHIGYIPNKKVIGLSKLARLAEMYARRLQVQERLTKQIAMALSDILKPLGVAVVMEASHMCMVSRGIQKTGSSTVTSCMLGGFRAHKTREEFLTLLGRRSI
- the HUA1 gene encoding Hua1p (Cytoplasmic protein containing a zinc finger domain~similar to YGR268C), encoding MSKDTYDDELPSYEDVIKEEERLQSQPPRPPRPAPSAAQGSQQRPQQRPSTVPSVPSSHTHGQFHSYAPSSSHARPPPRPQQNPSLPWTYPPRFYCSKCGNTGYKIKNGRSCKSCWRRFAPQNNVVAAPTYYTNYTMPVFTSSWQGNRPLYVQPGDPRLGGVLCGECRGSGRTRFLLDEDICPLCHGVGRIISQPQRY